The Platichthys flesus chromosome 5, fPlaFle2.1, whole genome shotgun sequence genome contains the following window.
AAGCCACACTGTGGACTTCACTAGACTGTACGGGATAGGCCAAATGTGTATCAGGTGTGTGGGAGTATTGGTGGGTGGAGGCATGTGAAAGCAATggctcacaaaaaaaaatcttacagaTAGGactaaaaaataatatatgatatgataAGAAGTTTGAAACCTCGGGCAgagctctgtgtctctgtcaagCTGACTGCAGGTTTCAAATTCAATGTGCAAGTTCaagaccgacacacacagaagtaacAAATGTTCAAGTCAATGTGCAAATAAAGGTAACATCAGTAACAAACCCCAAACTTCCAAACCTAAGCGTGTAGGGGAAGTTGTTGATGACGGAGAAAGGAGAATCCAGAGTCCTCTGTGACAGAGGAGATGATCCTGAAGTAAGAGGATGACAGGCAGAGTTAATCGTGAGGCAGGTTCGACTAATcaataaaaaagattaaagaCGGGCAAGATTCACCCGAAGCACGATACCACAAGGGAAGATGTTGTTCTGgaaagctgctgctgtaacaagttaGTTTTCCCCGTGTTGGATCAATACAGTTTTAACGTATCCTATGTCACCTCATCTCACCTCACTGTATTTTATCGTATTTCATCCAGTCAGACAATAAGTGAACCCGAGCCAGATCTCCCAATCCAAGTTGGTCGGTCAATGGCCAATACCATACCTATGGTTCTCAGCCGCAGGAACAGAAAGActgttcagaatcagaattgcAGAACTGCTTTTACCAGGAGAATCACCAGATGAATACGAACAAGAGCCTGCTATATTCTTCAGGACAAGTCTCTGAATGTCCCTAAATCACAGAACATCTGTGGGGAAAGCTGAAACTGGCCGTTAACAGATGCTTCCCATTCAATCCGATGGAGCTTGAGAGGCCTTAAGGAATGCACATTAAAATCTGCAAAAAGTCTAATTACTGAATACTTCCTGAAGCCACTGTATGATAAATCCTCTTGCATGTAGTATACCCCATGACTTTTGATCATAGATATAATCTGTCTTGTTTTAGACATGGTGACAGACTTAACTCTGGATTTATTATTTGTAGAACTGccatctctctttgtttctgcagTAAAAGGGTGAAGATGAGTGGGGTTGTGACAGAGGACAAGATAACTGGAGACAGGTATGTCACTCATGTCAACCTCATGGAAGACATGATGGAGGGCAAGAAACCAGAACCCGATCAGACAGACTCACAAAGCAGAGCTCAGGGTGAGTaacattattgtgtttgtatgaaacaaacaaatcagatgttttcttttcttctttccagGCTGCAAAAGCCTTTGAAAAGCATTTAGATCAGTAAATCATTTGACAGTGagtctcctttttttaaacGGGTGCCAAACAGTTGGGCAAAATAAGTGATGTGGATCTAATTCagtctgtgttctgtgttctgtgttctgtgtttgtctccaaACCCAAACCCTAATAACATGATCAGGCTCATGAGAAGTAGACTGATCTTCATGGGTATAATTGGTCCACCTTAATTTCACTTTTCATATACAcgttttattaaaaataaaacagtacaACCAGGTtgcagtgcattctgggagtCACTCCCTGGAGTCAAGGCTGCTCTCACAtactgtctctctcctcctcaggctcCGTGCCACTCTGTGTTTCTATGTGCTCCCCTATCTTGCTGTGGAGTCTCATCACCATGGCAATGACCCAGCTGCGGCTGATCTTCTTCATGGGAGCCATAAACAAGATGGTGGAGTTTCTGGTCGCCCACGGCAACCCCAACCGTGAGAATAATAACTTATATGACTACGTTGTTATCAGTTAACAACAGAAAAGAACCCTGGATATCATTACCATCAGGTTTACAATGTTATGAAgaagattaaaacaaaagcaagTGAAATGATTTAACTGACAAAAGATGGGTCAAGACTGACTGGAGTAGTGATGTTGCAGCTGATGTCGTCTACTaaactcaagcatttcattagaATTACTATCTGTGGGGATCCCTGATGTCCCACTGTTCTCTCTTTCAGCCTCAGAAAAGCTGCAAAATGAGGTGGAGGAACAAGGTAATGCTCGAAAGgtctacctgtctgtgtgtctgcctgtgtgtgtgtgtgtgtgtgtgtgtgtttgtgtgtgtgtatgtgtgtctacctgtatgtgtgtctacctgtctgtgtgtctatctgtctgtgtgtctgcctgaatttctgtctgcctgccttactctgtgtctctctgtctctctgtctctctgtctgtccgtctatCTTTTTCTATCATCAATAGAGATACACCACATACAGCTTATTTAGATTAACCTATCATTCATTATGATGTCATTCTGAAATGGTATAACTGAAATATCAAATAATTCGCATAGCCTGAATGACATATAGTAGACTAGCAGTGTATTACCTCTGATGCTGTTCATTTCTATTGACTTCACTCTGTCTCTGCATGTCCTCCCCAGTTGGTTTCTACTCTTCTATCTTCGGTTCAATGCAGCTGCTGTGTCTACTGACTTGTCCTTTGATTGGTTACATCATGGACTGGAGATTGAGGGAGTGTGAAGAggaaaatgcaaacacacaaacacagaagaggTAATCAGAGAGTCCGGTGGCTTAGCCTCAGGTTAAGACATTGTGTTAATGCCGTACAGCCGACAGAAGCCTGATGGTCACTGTATAGATTGGGCTCAGATGGTTTCTACAGAGAAGTTTGCGTGTTCTTGTGGGTTTTCTGTGGGTACTCTGGTTTCCTTACACAGTGgaacacatgcagattggggataggttaattggagactctaaactaactgtaggtgtgaatgtaatTGTGAATGGTTGCTTATCTCTGTATGTTgaccctgtgatacactggcaaTCTCGTCCCTTACGCCTGGTGGACACTAAAGGATTTTCAACTCTTAACCGATTTTAGAGACTTGGGAGACCAGCAACATACTGACAgatttaaaagattttttaaattataatcatCAGAACACCCACAATTTGGCCAGTACATAAGGCCATACATTTGCTTtttgaagggttagggttagggttaaaagaTATTGAATGGATCCGATTGGTGGTGCTTCCTGGTGAGTTCGCTCCTATTCATGCTCAGTATACCCTGCAAGCCTATAAGAGATCGGGAAGTATCTGACGCAATCAGTAGCTTATTTTGTCAACCCCTCACCCCAGACAATGGACTCTGACTGACCTCTATTTGGGAACGCCTAAATCGGGTCTATTAGTGTGCAGGAGCCCTACGTTGTGCACCtctttgatattttacatttgtctCCTTttgtcagccaatcagatcctCCAAAGAGAGACCGAAAGATCCAGAAACTCACGAATGCCATGAGAGCGTTCATCTTCACCAACCTTCTTTTGGTTGTCTTTGGAATCCTTTCCTTGATTGACAACCTGCCCCTACAGGTCAGAAAAATGCCCTACAGGAAAACAAAGTTCAAAGTTTGCATGCGTATAGACACAGTATGAAGATCAATACAACTGAAtttaaggacacacacaaattaaaaaacacacagtgacatgcTTGATGAACAGTTGTAAATCTCTGTCTGCCTTATGTGTCTTCTTTTGTTAGATGGTGTCATTTGTTCTGCATACTATAGTGAGAGGATTTATCCATTCCTGCTGTGGAGGCCTTTATGCCGCTGTGTGAGTACAGCCACTATCCAGCTCTACTGGTCAATATTTGTAATACTAACAATGGATCTAGAATAAGAGTGTAATTTGAatagtgttgtttgtttttggaatCCATACCTCCTCTCAGCTCCACTGAGCTTTTCAATCTTGAGCAAATTTGGGTTAACAACAACTTAACTGTATGTTTATTCTCATCATGCTCACTCTTTTCACTGTACACTACCAAATagaacaaacaataaaaaacaggagGCCCATAGTGGTGAACATAGTGGAGCATTTAGCTGCTAATGAGACTGATGTTTCCCTCACCCTCAGGAGTAGGTGGAGAACAAATCAGAGCTAAAACAGTGAATATTGGACTTTTATTCATCAGATGGTCAGAAATATGACAAATGATTGTTGGTGTTACTCTGGTTCTGGtggatttttaaatatatgactGTTTGCTAGCACGTTGGCAATAACAACGTAATAGATGAAAATGTATCAGTGCTCATTTTCTCACTTCCTTCTATTATCCATCCTACTCTAGGTATCCAGCCAACCACTTTGGGACACTGACCGGTATGCAGTCAATGATCAGTGCTGCTTTTGCCTTGTTCCAACAGCCACTGTTCATACTGATGTTGGGACCCCTCCATGGCGATCCTTACTGGGTAGaaagcacaaacagacacaaacgcacagacacacatacaagctGTTTATCAATTCCAAGCCCACATCTGGAGGAGTTGGTCTTCATGGGCCATGTAGAAAATGAAGGCTAAACCAAGATGACATGGTCTGATCTACAGATGCTTTCTGTGTTCAGCGTCATCAGCTCATTCTGCCTTTTTTGCTGTTGCCTTAGCAACAGAGCAGAAGTTGGACATGATGAGAAAATTTTGATTACCCTcggtttaaaaaaatgtgtactGCTAGCTGTTCAGTTTACTTGAAGCAGGATAGTCAAGTATTAAAAGTCTTGCTGCTTGTCAGAGCATTTATCCCTTTGAAAAGCGGTTTGTCACCAAAGCACAATAAATACTGGGATAGGCTGGACCGGTACGGTTCCACCCATTGAGATCAGTCATTGAAAGACAGCATTTGTCATTCACATTTGAAGGAGCTTTCAAAATGGAACATTGTAGTCCTGCCACTGTGCTGTAAGCaaccttcaaatgcagcctATGAAGGATGccgcccctgaattgagacatcTATAGTATCATGCCCTGACCTGTCTCTCATTATAACAGATCAATCTGGGCCTCCTTATCTTCTCCCTGGCTGGCTTCCTGTTGCCGGGCTATCTCTTCTACCACCGCAGAAACCTGATAAAGGCAAAGAGACAAACCGATTTGCACGCAGTTAATGGATACACATCAAATGAGCATTCTGATTAAGATTAAAGTAAATGTGTaaatgattgatttatttttttgtaatcacTTCTAAGTAGATTTTGAATGTTAAATAGAAGACATATTTATAACCCCCATGTCAGACTTCTCATTTAGAAAAATCCATCACTTAAGAATGACTGGCGGTGTCTCAGTTGTCAGCACTGTGGCTTCACAGTGGAGCCCTGTGTTGCACATTCAGTTATGATCTTTTTGTGATGTTTAAGTTTTGTGCCCAGTTTATGGGAGATCATTTTCTCCACTTACAGCCTAAATTACCTATAAGTGAGAATAAGTGCACACTGGGAAAACTCTGCATGCAAGTGCATCAttgaatgtgcttgtgtgttaaGTAATCCATCATATTAAACACCAAAAATACAGTACAATAAAGAACTCTTTAAAATGTAAGCTTAATTAGTGCAAATTAGAGGAACATAATATGGTACCCCATATGATAACAGGGTAATTGTCACCTATGGCAGCAGAGGGTGCTGTTCAACAGAACTTACACAGTTGTGCTTTAAGTGGTCATATTAAGATAGCAGGCCTGAAAACAATTCGAAATTGTAGCAACAGTCTcacatatacaaaatatatatgacAGTATACAGTGTAGGTGATGATTTCCCTTGGTAGTTTCTGCTATTGAAGAGGCTACCAAGAAGCCCCATGTAAATAACCCTCAGGTAGTGTTACAAATAGTCCCCAAATAGCGTTAAATAAAGAGTTTGACAGTTGGGGAAATGCTATTTATTACCTTACTGAAAGTTAGATAGAAAAATGATGTTCTTGTGTGGATTTGTACATGTACTTGATTAGTTAGTTAAGCTAGATTTTAGCACAGCTTAGCATACAAACTGAAAGCAGCCAGACTCGATATGTCCAACTACCGACATCTTGCTCACTGTTGTTGAGATAAACTGGAATGTTTGTTTGGTAACTGTAGCAGATAAAAGTTTTCCTTTAGGTTGCATTTCATCATGACTTAGTGAATTCAGGATATATATAGGAGTTGCATTCGCTTCAGGTTTACATTGGTGTGTTTCTCTATTTACAGCTATGTGAAAATATTGTAACAGGGATATATGAGATGTTTCTTGTACAAGAGCATAGAATGTAACTTGATCCcgacttgtgtttatttcattcccTGGAGAATATCAGCTCATAAAAGTGAGAACTGGCAGGAAGTGCTTTAGGACATTTTTCTGTGACCAGAAGTGATTTTATCTCAAATTTAGAAAATTAAATCAAGTGTATTACATGTTTTCATAATACAAGACAGAAAATTTGCACCCCTGGCTAAAGCAATCATGACCTCCCCTTAAAGCAGAAAATTAAGCAAATATTTACTGACAGAGAAACACGTTTTAAACTTGTTAAATTGGAATTGTCAACTGGTTTCTCTAAATTCATAGCAGCAGAACCAAGCAGCCTTTACATTAATATTCACATAGCATCCAACTCTCTCGTATATGTGAGATATTTGTATGATTTTGTAAATGCGGTGTTTGGAagtttaaaagtttgttttagaaGTTATGCTGTTTAATGCTTCAGTGCATAATATTTTTTCAGTCTATTTGCTGAATTGTTAATTTGTTATTGCTGATGATGTTGCAAGACATCACAAGCTGCAGATggttcagccaatcagagctcttTAATGGTATAGGGCCTTCAATGTTAGTGTGAAATAGTGTGAGACACATTCACTTCCAGTTGTGAATCAACACATTTAGTCCACCCAGACTGCTCTATCTGTTCAAACTTTTTAACCGAGAAAGAAGCAATGCTCTCCAGAGTACATGCAGTTTGAGTGAAGGGGATGTAACTGCCCTCTCTATCAGAAgtattataattgttttataCTTCAACTGTTcagtataataataaattaatatgaGCAGATGGAAAGTACACTCACATGAATTGGGACCAAAGCAGGAGGGGATATAAAATGAATGCAGTCTCTGTCATTGTCTTTGGAATCATAAGTATCCTTCCTGGTTGCATAATTTCATTGTGCAGTTATAAAATAGTATATAAATGAGAGGTCAGTCTCTTCCTCTATAAGCTGGCAGGGCACTGGACAGCCTCAAAATGTTGCAGATCAGAGTTATATCAGTTTGAAAGCTTGCAAAGTAAAGACAGCCAGTCAGTTCACAACCAGAAGCAAATGTTTGTCACACTGTCATGAATGTAATTGTACTTTTTTCCTATCTGAAGTGGGTAAGGATCTGCTCTGTCCGTCCTCTGATTTACTTACCTTGACCCTCGTGAATTATCACGCTTATCACCAAAACCCACCCTACCAAAGTGTGCAACAAGTACAAGCATATACTAGGGTAGGGAGTGACCTGCCTCTGATTGGTGTCCGCCCAACTCAGGTGGCAATAAAACAAGATGTGCCACCAGGAGGACcaaaatgaggaggaggagttaatGCAACAGAAAGTAAATTGACTGAGGATTTTGGTGAACATGCTGGTCCCATgaatataacaataaataaataataaattacactTTGTGTGTTGAGATGACTGGCACAACCATTCCCCCtactctccttctcctccaccaaaGCTTTTCTGTGCAGGCACAAACTTGTTTAAAGAAACCAAAAAAGGGGGTTGGGAAAAGTAGgtaactgtatatatattaaagTACAGACAACGGTAAAGCTGATTTATTTTACCGCTGCTTTTATATAAGCAAACAATGTCAGATATGATGAATAAAGGTATTAAACAGGGCTCCAGGGAACTGTCAAGAGATAGTGGATCCAGTGACAATAATTGGATG
Protein-coding sequences here:
- the slc43a1b gene encoding solute carrier family 43 member 1b isoform X1 yields the protein MAPSLAQAYRRRWWMAVTAIIENLLCSAVLLGWGSLLIMLKNEGFYSHICIDNETVNTNITSLESDVWKSCVEQEEILNLGFTIGSFLLSAATLPLGILMDRYGPRPLRLIGSSCFAASCAMIAAAAYNPEVLSVLIFLAVSFNGFGGICLTFTSLTLPNMFGNLRSTILSLMIGSYASSAVTFPGVKVIYDFGVSFRVIMWVWSGMACLVFLNCLLNWPAESFPAPEDIRYTKRVKMSGVVTEDKITGDRYVTHVNLMEDMMEGKKPEPDQTDSQSRAQGSVPLCVSMCSPILLWSLITMAMTQLRLIFFMGAINKMVEFLVAHGNPNPSEKLQNEVEEQVGFYSSIFGSMQLLCLLTCPLIGYIMDWRLRECEEENANTQTQKSQSDPPKRDRKIQKLTNAMRAFIFTNLLLVVFGILSLIDNLPLQMVSFVLHTIVRGFIHSCCGGLYAAVYPANHFGTLTGMQSMISAAFALFQQPLFILMLGPLHGDPYWINLGLLIFSLAGFLLPGYLFYHRRNLIKAKRQTDLHAVNGYTSNEHSD
- the slc43a1b gene encoding solute carrier family 43 member 1b isoform X2, whose protein sequence is MAPSLAQAYRRRWWMAVTAIIENLLCSAVLLGWGSLLIMLKNEGFYSHICIDNETVNTNITSLESDVWKSCVEQEEILNLGFTIGSFLLSAATLPLGILMDRYGPRPLRLIGSSCFAASCAMIAAAAYNPEVLSVLIFLAVSFNGFGGICLTFTSLTLPNMFGNLRSTILSLMIGSYASSAVTFPGVKVIYDFGVSFRVIMWVWSGMACLVFLNCLLNWPAESFPAPEDIRYTKRVKMSGVVTEDKITGDRYVTHVNLMEDMMEGKKPEPDQTDSQSRAQGSVPLCVSMCSPILLWSLITMAMTQLRLIFFMGAINKMVEFLVAHGNPNPSEKLQNEVEEQVGFYSSIFGSMQLLCLLTCPLIGYIMDWRLRECEEENANTQTQKSQSDPPKRDRKIQKLTNAMRAFIFTNLLLVVFGILSLIDNLPLQMVSFVLHTIVRGFIHSCCGGLYAAVYPANHFGTLTGMQSMISAAFALFQQPLFILMLGPLHGDPYWGIRSHPSVGDIRPYLRPCSSPVCL